In Pseudomonas sp. MM213, a genomic segment contains:
- a CDS encoding glutathione S-transferase N-terminal domain-containing protein has translation MIDLYYWPTGNGLKIGILLEELGLDYRVVPINIREGEQKQAAFQRISANGRIPAIVDHAPEGLSEPLNLFESGAILNYLADKAGRFLPPAGSVERQKVQEWLFWQVGHITPYLSQLQVFKEKAPQPIPFALDLLSAEATRLYWVLETRLADVPYVAGEYSIADMAIFPWIQPQRQGQDLADFPHIHAWRERLKARPAIQRAYAKGRDVAANERSLALQ, from the coding sequence ATGATCGATTTGTACTACTGGCCGACCGGCAACGGTTTGAAGATCGGCATCCTGCTTGAAGAACTCGGGCTGGATTACCGAGTGGTGCCGATCAACATCCGCGAGGGCGAGCAGAAGCAGGCGGCGTTCCAGCGGATCAGCGCCAATGGACGGATCCCGGCGATTGTCGACCATGCACCCGAGGGGTTGAGCGAGCCGCTGAACCTGTTCGAATCCGGCGCCATTCTCAATTACCTGGCCGACAAGGCCGGGCGTTTTCTGCCGCCGGCCGGCAGTGTCGAGCGGCAGAAAGTCCAGGAGTGGCTGTTCTGGCAGGTGGGGCATATCACGCCGTACCTGAGTCAGTTGCAGGTGTTCAAGGAGAAGGCGCCGCAGCCGATTCCGTTTGCCCTCGACCTGCTCAGTGCCGAAGCGACGCGGCTGTATTGGGTGCTGGAAACGCGTCTGGCTGACGTGCCGTATGTGGCGGGCGAGTACTCCATCGCCGACATGGCGATTTTCCCGTGGATCCAGCCGCAACGTCAGGGCCAGGACCTGGCGGACTTCCCGCACATCCACGCCTGGCGCGAACGCCTCAAGGCACGGCCGGCGATTCAACGTGCGTATGCGAAGGGCCGCGACGTGGCGGCCAATGAGCGCTCTCTGGCGCTTCAATAA